A genomic stretch from Methylorubrum extorquens includes:
- a CDS encoding conserved protein of unknown function (Evidence 4 : Unknown function but conserved in other organisms), whose amino-acid sequence MLSVARANLERMGLSRVDLRQGDLHAPPFGRGGFDLVVLHQVLHYLDDPARALREAARLVAPGGRLLVVDFAPHTLEQLRESQAHRRLGFGAEQITGWLVQAGLGDVESRDLAPEDGIEHPLTVTLWLAHDTAAIEAQTPEHAPARAPERAVA is encoded by the coding sequence ATGCTCTCGGTCGCCCGGGCCAATCTGGAGCGGATGGGCCTGTCGCGAGTCGATCTGCGCCAGGGCGACCTCCACGCGCCGCCCTTCGGCCGCGGTGGCTTCGATCTCGTGGTGCTGCATCAGGTGCTGCACTACCTCGACGACCCGGCTCGGGCACTGCGCGAGGCGGCCCGCCTCGTCGCGCCGGGCGGGCGGTTGCTCGTGGTCGATTTCGCGCCCCACACCCTGGAGCAGTTGCGCGAAAGCCAAGCCCATCGCCGCCTCGGTTTCGGCGCGGAGCAGATCACGGGCTGGCTCGTCCAGGCGGGCCTGGGCGATGTCGAGAGCCGCGATCTCGCGCCCGAGGACGGCATCGAGCATCCGCTCACCGTTACTCTCTGGCTCGCGCACGACACCGCCGCGATCGAGGCGCAGACGCCGGAACATGCCCCGGCCCGCGCCCCGGAGCGCGCCGTGGCCTGA
- a CDS encoding conserved protein of unknown function (putative phospholipase) (Evidence 3 : Putative function from multiple computational evidences; Product type e : enzyme), with protein MDTTSPEPQASNGATPQGLRDESRHGSGPEDGSRRDVSAPLDTRARTGTRDDAHNPATAVPDPIADSTRPGENFRGLAGPRAEKAVSLALQGGGSHGAFTWGVLDALIEDGRVAFEAVTGASAGAMNAVVLVDGWLAGGPEGARAALEKFWREASLDADLRPSQKGLIDGLFRFWKGNPFFEAWVKALNPGPYATNPFNFNPLRDALEQTVDFDRLRAADTAKVFVSATNVWTGKLAVFGRDSLTVDHLMASACLPTVFQAVEIDGVPYWDGGYLGNPALYPLHEASTRDILLVQINPVERRETPRSASDIQDRLNEITFNANLMRELRSIDFVHGLIDEGGQGQVPGLERVFLHRIDGTDSLDGFAASSRTDARWGMIERLRDKGRAAAKVWLAEGYDEVGVRCTLDLKQAYQ; from the coding sequence ATGGACACGACGAGCCCCGAACCTCAGGCCAGCAATGGTGCGACACCGCAAGGACTGCGCGACGAGTCCCGACACGGGTCCGGCCCTGAAGACGGGTCTCGGCGCGACGTCTCGGCGCCCCTGGACACCCGGGCACGGACCGGAACGCGCGACGACGCCCACAATCCCGCTACGGCCGTTCCGGACCCCATCGCCGATTCGACACGGCCGGGCGAGAATTTCCGCGGCTTGGCCGGGCCGCGGGCGGAGAAGGCGGTCTCCCTCGCGCTCCAGGGCGGCGGTTCGCACGGGGCCTTCACCTGGGGCGTGCTCGATGCGCTGATCGAGGACGGGCGCGTCGCCTTCGAGGCGGTCACGGGCGCGAGCGCGGGCGCGATGAACGCCGTCGTCCTCGTGGACGGCTGGCTCGCGGGCGGCCCCGAAGGGGCCCGCGCGGCCCTGGAGAAGTTCTGGCGCGAGGCGAGCCTGGATGCCGACCTGCGCCCCTCGCAGAAGGGCTTGATCGACGGCCTGTTCCGGTTCTGGAAGGGCAACCCGTTCTTCGAGGCCTGGGTGAAGGCGCTCAACCCCGGCCCCTACGCGACCAATCCGTTCAACTTCAATCCCTTGCGCGACGCGCTGGAGCAGACCGTCGATTTCGATCGCCTGCGCGCGGCCGACACCGCCAAGGTGTTCGTCTCGGCGACCAATGTCTGGACCGGCAAGCTCGCCGTGTTCGGGCGCGATAGCCTGACGGTCGATCACCTGATGGCCTCGGCCTGCCTGCCGACGGTGTTCCAGGCGGTCGAGATCGACGGCGTGCCCTATTGGGACGGCGGCTATCTCGGCAATCCGGCCCTGTACCCGCTGCACGAAGCGAGCACCCGCGACATCCTGCTGGTGCAGATCAACCCCGTGGAGCGCCGCGAGACGCCGCGTTCGGCCAGCGACATCCAGGACCGGCTCAACGAGATCACCTTCAACGCCAACCTGATGCGGGAGCTGCGCTCCATCGACTTCGTGCACGGCCTGATCGACGAGGGCGGACAGGGGCAGGTTCCGGGCCTGGAACGCGTCTTCCTCCACCGCATCGACGGAACCGACTCGCTCGACGGCTTCGCCGCCTCCTCGCGCACCGATGCGCGCTGGGGGATGATCGAGCGCCTGCGCGACAAGGGCCGCGCCGCCGCCAAGGTCTGGCTCGCAGAGGGCTACGACGAGGTCGGCGTGCGCTGCACCCTCGACCTCAAGCAGGCTTATCAGTAG
- the ispG gene encoding 4-hydroxy-3-methylbut-2-en-1-yl diphosphate synthase (1-hydroxy-2-methyl-2-(E)-butenyl 4-diphosphate synthase) (Evidence 2b : Function from indirect experimental evidences (e.g. phenotypes); PubMedId : 11752431, 12482607, 21172855; Product type e : enzyme), translating to MEVMEAPDALANPIDSRSPSMTGPEIAGPAPRHRTVGVQIGSGEGAVTVGGGAPIVVQSMTNTDTADIDGTVAQVAQLARAGSELVRITVDRDEAAAAVPKIRERLDRIGVHVPLIGDFHYIGHKLLSDHPACAEALAKYRINPGNVGFKEKKDTQFSTIVEQAVRYGKTVRIGANWGSLDGELLTHLMDENAKLPRPIDARAVMREAMVQSALTSADRAVALGLPKDRIILSAKVSAVQDLIAVYREVARRSDYAIHLGLTEAGMGSKGIVAASAAIGVLLQEGIGDTIRYSLTPEPGGDRTVEVKAAQELLQTMGFRTFVPLVAACPGCGRTTSTTFQELARDIQNWISTSMPEWKKSYPGVEGLNVAVMGCIVNGPGESKHADIGISLPGTGESPSAPVFIDGKKAMTLRGATLAKDFETIVVDYIERRFGQGKRDAAE from the coding sequence ATGGAAGTCATGGAAGCTCCCGACGCCCTGGCAAACCCGATCGACTCCCGCAGCCCCAGCATGACGGGGCCGGAGATCGCCGGTCCGGCACCGCGCCACCGCACCGTCGGCGTGCAGATCGGCAGCGGCGAAGGGGCCGTCACCGTCGGCGGCGGCGCCCCGATCGTCGTGCAGTCGATGACCAACACCGACACGGCCGACATCGACGGCACCGTGGCCCAGGTCGCCCAGCTCGCCCGCGCCGGCTCGGAGCTGGTGCGCATCACCGTCGATCGCGACGAGGCGGCGGCCGCCGTGCCGAAGATCCGCGAGCGGCTCGACCGCATCGGCGTGCACGTGCCGCTGATAGGCGACTTCCACTACATCGGTCACAAGCTCCTCTCCGACCATCCGGCCTGCGCCGAGGCGCTGGCCAAGTACCGGATCAATCCGGGCAATGTCGGCTTCAAGGAGAAAAAGGACACCCAGTTCTCGACCATCGTCGAGCAGGCGGTCCGCTACGGCAAGACGGTCCGCATCGGCGCGAACTGGGGTTCGCTCGATGGCGAACTCCTCACCCACCTGATGGACGAGAACGCCAAGCTGCCCCGCCCCATCGATGCCCGCGCGGTCATGCGCGAGGCGATGGTGCAGTCGGCACTGACCTCCGCCGACCGGGCGGTGGCGCTCGGCCTGCCGAAGGACCGCATCATCCTCTCGGCCAAGGTCTCGGCGGTGCAGGATCTGATCGCGGTCTACCGCGAGGTGGCGCGCCGCTCCGACTACGCAATCCATCTCGGCCTGACCGAAGCCGGTATGGGCTCGAAGGGCATCGTCGCCGCCTCCGCCGCCATCGGCGTGCTGCTGCAAGAGGGCATCGGCGACACGATCCGCTACTCGCTGACGCCCGAGCCCGGCGGCGACCGGACCGTGGAAGTGAAGGCCGCGCAGGAACTCCTGCAGACCATGGGCTTCCGCACCTTCGTGCCGCTCGTGGCGGCGTGCCCCGGCTGCGGCCGGACGACCTCGACGACGTTCCAAGAGCTCGCCCGCGACATCCAGAACTGGATCTCCACCTCCATGCCGGAGTGGAAGAAGTCCTATCCGGGCGTGGAAGGCCTCAACGTCGCGGTGATGGGCTGCATCGTGAACGGTCCCGGCGAATCGAAGCATGCCGATATCGGCATCTCGCTGCCCGGCACCGGCGAGAGCCCGAGCGCCCCGGTCTTCATCGACGGCAAGAAGGCGATGACCCTGCGCGGCGCGACGCTCGCCAAGGACTTCGAGACGATCGTGGTCGATTACATCGAGCGCCGCTTCGGCCAGGGCAAGCGCGACGCCGCCGAGTGA
- the trkD gene encoding potassium uptake protein Kup (Evidence 2b : Function from indirect experimental evidences (e.g. phenotypes); Product type t : transporter), translating to MTQPASPHTAGSTLPDGPVAATAGGPAPGEGGPVAASAGAVDASPEEAHGHAKTGFWALTVGSVGVVYGDIGTSPLYAFREALAPSRSDGILLAEEVIGTASLIIWALLLIVTIKYVAILLRMDNNGEGGILSLMAQARHALGGSKIVFMLGLLGASLFYGDSVITPAISVLSAVEGLKLVTPAFEDYVLPITVAIILGLFAVQSHGTARVATFFGPAMVVWFLAMAAAALPHIAGNPGVLAAFNPWYAVHYLLGHGTGALVALGAVFLAVTGAEALFADLGHFGRRPIQVAWLGLVAPCLVLNYLGQTALVLAKPETTDPFYQLVPEWGLIPMVLLATLATVTASQAVITGAFSLSRQAIQLGMLPRMEIRHTSEAHSGQIYLPQINTLLALGVVILAISFRSSSALASAYGIAVTGTMLLTASMAYVVLWKVVRLSPLVSAAIIMPFIVLESLFLLSNLLKLHEGGYVPLMLAGGLMLMMWTWVRGVTILFNKTRKTDVPLVELVGMLEKSTSYQRVKGTAVFLTSDPEIAPAALLHNMKHNKVIHEKNVVLTVETMDRPRATQSERVRIEPVGFGFYRVVMRFGYMETPNIPRTLTLLKREGFKFDIMSTSFFLSRRSIRPAAHSGMPLWQDRIFITLAKNANDATDFFQIPTGRVVEVGTQVTV from the coding sequence ATGACCCAACCCGCCAGCCCCCATACCGCCGGATCCACCCTGCCGGACGGCCCCGTCGCCGCGACCGCGGGCGGGCCGGCGCCCGGCGAGGGAGGCCCGGTCGCGGCCTCGGCGGGCGCGGTCGATGCGTCTCCGGAGGAGGCGCACGGCCACGCCAAGACCGGCTTCTGGGCCCTCACGGTCGGCTCCGTCGGCGTCGTCTACGGTGATATCGGCACGAGCCCGCTCTACGCCTTCCGCGAGGCGCTCGCGCCTTCGCGCAGCGACGGCATCCTGCTGGCCGAGGAGGTGATCGGCACCGCCTCGCTCATCATCTGGGCGCTGCTCCTGATCGTGACGATCAAGTACGTCGCGATCCTGCTGCGCATGGACAATAACGGCGAGGGCGGCATCCTCTCGCTGATGGCCCAGGCCCGCCACGCGCTCGGCGGCTCCAAGATCGTGTTCATGCTGGGCCTGCTCGGCGCCTCGCTGTTCTACGGCGATTCCGTCATCACCCCGGCGATCTCGGTGCTCTCGGCGGTGGAGGGCCTGAAGCTCGTCACGCCGGCCTTCGAGGACTACGTGCTGCCGATCACGGTGGCGATCATCCTCGGCCTGTTCGCGGTGCAGAGCCACGGCACGGCGCGGGTCGCGACCTTCTTCGGGCCGGCCATGGTGGTGTGGTTCCTAGCCATGGCCGCCGCCGCCCTGCCGCACATCGCCGGCAATCCCGGCGTGCTGGCCGCCTTCAATCCCTGGTACGCCGTGCATTACCTCCTCGGCCACGGCACCGGCGCGCTGGTGGCGCTCGGCGCGGTGTTCCTGGCGGTCACCGGGGCGGAGGCCCTGTTCGCCGATCTCGGCCATTTCGGGCGCCGCCCGATCCAGGTGGCGTGGCTCGGCCTCGTCGCGCCCTGCCTCGTCCTGAACTATCTCGGCCAGACCGCCCTCGTGCTGGCCAAGCCCGAGACCACCGATCCGTTCTATCAGCTCGTGCCGGAATGGGGCCTGATCCCCATGGTGCTGCTGGCCACGCTCGCCACGGTCACGGCGAGCCAGGCGGTCATCACCGGCGCGTTCTCGCTGTCGCGGCAGGCGATCCAGCTCGGCATGCTGCCGCGCATGGAGATCCGCCACACCTCGGAGGCGCATTCGGGCCAGATCTACCTGCCGCAGATCAACACCCTGCTCGCTCTGGGCGTGGTGATCCTGGCGATCAGCTTCCGCTCCTCCTCGGCGCTCGCCTCCGCCTACGGCATTGCGGTAACGGGCACGATGCTGCTCACCGCCTCCATGGCCTACGTGGTGCTGTGGAAGGTCGTGCGCCTCTCGCCGCTGGTCTCGGCGGCGATCATCATGCCCTTCATCGTACTCGAGTCGCTGTTCCTGCTCTCGAACCTGCTGAAGCTGCACGAGGGCGGCTACGTGCCCCTGATGCTCGCGGGCGGCCTGATGCTGATGATGTGGACCTGGGTGCGGGGCGTCACGATCCTCTTCAACAAGACCCGCAAGACCGACGTGCCGTTGGTCGAACTCGTCGGCATGCTGGAGAAGAGCACCTCCTACCAGCGGGTGAAGGGCACCGCGGTCTTCCTCACCAGCGATCCTGAGATCGCCCCGGCCGCGCTCTTGCACAACATGAAGCACAACAAGGTGATCCACGAGAAGAACGTGGTGCTCACCGTCGAGACCATGGACCGGCCCCGCGCCACACAGAGCGAGCGCGTGCGCATCGAGCCCGTGGGCTTTGGCTTCTACCGGGTGGTGATGCGCTTCGGTTACATGGAGACGCCCAACATCCCGCGCACCCTGACGCTGCTCAAGCGCGAGGGCTTCAAGTTCGACATCATGTCGACCTCGTTCTTCCTGTCGCGCCGTTCGATCCGCCCGGCCGCCCATTCCGGCATGCCGCTCTGGCAGGACCGGATCTTCATCACGCTGGCCAAGAACGCCAACGACGCCACGGACTTCTTCCAGATCCCGACCGGCCGCGTCGTCGAGGTCGGCACGCAAGTAACCGTGTAG
- a CDS encoding putative TonB-dependent siderophore receptor (putative ferrichrome outer membrane transporter) (Evidence 3 : Putative function from multiple computational evidences; Product type rc : receptor), translated as MGSVRTLVGVRALRTMALTGASLMALTLAAAAQQATARLEELSVEGSGRGAGATGGPPAQRGADGRAAPEDPRGPVAGYVATRSVTATKTNTPLIETPQAITVIGREQIEAQGAQTLTQATQYTAGIYSGVYGADERVDFFTLRGFVASDYGIYKDGLQLLNYGFGTLKTETFGLERIEVLRGPAAVLFGAGNPGGLVNQVTKRPTLAPFGYVEIAGGSFGQVYGAFDVGGPADDSGHLFYRLTGIGRQGGTQVEGADSDRAYIAPAFTWRPDAGTTFTVLTSYQRDSTAVTANFLPYAGTVRPNASGLRIDRSLNVGDPRINSFQREQVFAGYEFEHAVDDVWTVRQNFRYSFSDATQNSYIGQLGYADLPQTQLARYQFQYSDKVSLFQVDNQAEARFSDGLVAHDVLFGIDYKNYSLYDNQASLFPAPNLSIINPLYGQIVGRPLPYQVDVNSFRQLGFYAQDQIKLTDRLSLIGGLRYDIANSDVLRKLAPDTSTSRTDTALTGRIALLYNFDPGIAPYVAYSTSFQPQIGVDAITGGSLSPDRGEQIEVGLKIEPVGERFSLNIAAFDLVRDNPPFPVIVGFGSTQLGTVRSRGIEGQFVASLAEGLNVVAAVTHYDLEYTRVRDAALGDLVGKTPTNVPETFASVFADYTIPLGDWRGFGFGGGVRYVGRSYADQLNNLKVPDYVLFDATVHYNWERWRMAITAANLGDRRFVTSCQSANSCFYGEARRVLASVSYRW; from the coding sequence ATGGGGTCGGTTCGCACTCTCGTCGGCGTCCGCGCCCTGCGGACGATGGCGCTGACAGGCGCCTCGTTGATGGCCCTGACCCTTGCAGCCGCCGCGCAACAGGCGACGGCACGGTTGGAGGAACTGTCGGTCGAAGGCAGCGGCCGGGGCGCCGGCGCCACCGGCGGGCCGCCGGCCCAGCGCGGCGCCGACGGACGCGCGGCGCCTGAGGATCCGCGCGGCCCCGTCGCCGGCTACGTCGCCACCCGCTCGGTCACCGCGACCAAGACCAACACGCCCCTGATCGAGACGCCCCAGGCGATCACCGTGATCGGCCGCGAGCAGATCGAGGCGCAGGGCGCGCAGACGCTGACCCAGGCGACGCAGTACACCGCCGGCATCTATTCCGGCGTCTACGGCGCCGATGAGCGCGTCGATTTCTTCACCCTGCGCGGCTTCGTGGCGAGCGATTACGGGATCTACAAGGACGGCCTGCAACTGCTGAACTACGGCTTCGGCACGCTGAAGACCGAGACCTTCGGGCTGGAGCGCATCGAGGTGCTGCGCGGCCCCGCCGCCGTGCTGTTCGGCGCCGGCAACCCCGGCGGCCTCGTCAACCAGGTCACCAAGCGCCCGACGCTCGCGCCCTTCGGCTATGTCGAGATCGCCGGCGGCTCGTTCGGGCAGGTCTACGGCGCCTTCGACGTCGGCGGCCCGGCCGACGATTCGGGCCACCTGTTCTACCGCCTCACCGGTATCGGACGTCAGGGCGGCACCCAGGTCGAGGGCGCGGATTCCGACCGCGCCTACATCGCTCCGGCCTTCACGTGGCGGCCGGATGCCGGCACCACCTTCACGGTGCTGACGAGCTATCAGCGCGATTCCACGGCTGTGACCGCGAACTTCCTGCCCTATGCCGGCACCGTGCGCCCCAACGCGAGCGGCCTGCGCATCGACCGCTCCCTCAACGTCGGTGACCCCCGCATCAACAGCTTCCAGCGCGAGCAGGTCTTCGCCGGCTACGAGTTCGAGCACGCGGTCGATGACGTGTGGACCGTGCGGCAGAACTTCCGCTACTCGTTCTCGGACGCGACGCAGAATTCGTATATCGGCCAGCTCGGCTACGCCGACCTGCCGCAGACCCAGCTCGCCCGCTACCAGTTCCAGTACAGCGACAAGGTCAGCCTGTTCCAGGTCGACAATCAGGCCGAGGCCCGGTTCTCCGATGGGCTCGTCGCCCACGACGTGCTGTTCGGCATCGATTACAAGAACTACTCGCTCTACGACAATCAGGCCTCGCTCTTCCCCGCGCCGAACCTGAGCATCATCAACCCGCTCTACGGGCAGATCGTCGGCCGGCCCCTGCCCTATCAGGTCGACGTCAACAGCTTCCGGCAGCTCGGCTTCTACGCCCAGGACCAGATCAAGCTCACCGACCGGCTGAGCCTGATCGGCGGCCTGCGCTACGACATCGCCAACAGCGACGTGCTCAGGAAGCTCGCGCCGGACACAAGCACCTCCCGTACCGATACGGCGCTCACCGGCCGCATCGCGCTGCTCTACAACTTCGATCCCGGCATCGCGCCCTACGTCGCCTACTCAACCTCGTTCCAGCCGCAGATCGGCGTCGATGCCATCACCGGAGGATCGCTCTCGCCGGATCGGGGCGAGCAGATCGAGGTCGGCTTGAAGATCGAGCCGGTTGGCGAGCGCTTCTCCCTCAACATCGCCGCCTTCGACCTCGTGCGCGACAACCCGCCCTTCCCGGTCATCGTCGGCTTCGGCAGCACCCAGCTCGGCACCGTGCGCTCGCGCGGCATCGAGGGGCAGTTCGTGGCAAGCCTCGCGGAAGGCTTGAACGTCGTCGCGGCGGTGACCCACTACGATCTCGAATACACCCGGGTCCGAGACGCCGCCCTCGGCGACCTCGTCGGCAAGACCCCGACCAACGTGCCGGAGACCTTCGCCTCGGTCTTTGCCGACTACACGATCCCCCTGGGCGACTGGCGCGGCTTCGGCTTCGGCGGCGGCGTGCGCTATGTCGGGCGGTCCTACGCCGACCAGCTCAACAATCTGAAAGTGCCGGACTACGTCCTGTTCGACGCGACCGTGCACTACAACTGGGAGCGCTGGCGCATGGCGATCACCGCCGCCAATCTCGGCGACCGCCGCTTCGTCACCTCGTGCCAGTCGGCCAATTCCTGCTTCTACGGCGAGGCCCGCCGCGTGCTGGCGAGCGTGAGCTATCGCTGGTGA
- a CDS encoding protein of unknown function; putative exported protein (Evidence 5 : Unknown function) — protein sequence MIVRSLIAAALIGGMAHPAAAQDTAPPPAATAPQEPSQEPSREAAPPRPIRNAPSPRALEFAAYIFSAVNVCGYRLNASEFEALLAKQNTRPEDVSPRGPFGNRVIGIFTLMSNQMNLNREQACLAVAGEYGPEGNVVKNVLLPPGAGEPVPAPGGKPAQP from the coding sequence ATGATCGTCCGCTCCCTCATCGCCGCCGCCCTGATCGGCGGCATGGCTCACCCTGCCGCCGCGCAGGACACCGCCCCGCCCCCCGCCGCGACTGCGCCGCAGGAGCCCTCGCAAGAGCCTTCGCGGGAGGCCGCCCCGCCGCGGCCGATCCGCAACGCGCCGAGCCCGCGGGCGCTGGAATTCGCCGCCTACATCTTCTCGGCGGTCAATGTCTGCGGCTATCGGCTCAACGCGTCCGAATTCGAGGCGCTGCTCGCCAAGCAGAACACGCGGCCCGAGGACGTGAGCCCCCGCGGCCCCTTCGGCAACCGGGTGATCGGCATCTTCACACTGATGTCCAACCAGATGAACCTCAACCGCGAACAGGCCTGCCTCGCGGTGGCCGGCGAGTACGGCCCCGAGGGGAACGTGGTGAAGAACGTCCTGCTGCCGCCGGGCGCCGGCGAGCCGGTCCCCGCGCCGGGAGGCAAGCCGGCGCAGCCGTAA
- the hisC gene encoding histidinol-phosphate aminotransferase (Evidence 2b : Function from indirect experimental evidences (e.g. phenotypes); Product type e : enzyme) has product MSATDPVLRPQPRPGVLAIEAYVPGKSAAPGVAKIHKLSSNETPLGPSPHAIEALRAEAATLALYPDGSATRLRTAIGARYGIDPARIVCGAGSDELLTLLAMAFVGPGDEGIFCEHGFLVYRIAILTAGGTPVVAPETNLTADVDAILAAVTPRTRIVYLANPNNPTGTYLPFEEVRRLHAGLPGNVLLVLDGAYAEYVRANDYTAGLEMALDAANVVMTRTFSKIHGLAAQRIGWMVGSETVVDAINRIRGPFNLSAGGIAAGAAAIADEAHVAAAVAHNDEWLAWLTREVEALGLTVTPSVGNFLLVHFSDTPDRTAAEADAHLTRAGVIVRRVSSYGLPNALRVTVGGEEANRAFVDALAAFLGAQRS; this is encoded by the coding sequence ATGTCCGCAACCGATCCCGTGCTTCGCCCTCAGCCGCGCCCCGGCGTGCTCGCCATCGAGGCCTACGTGCCCGGCAAGAGCGCCGCGCCGGGCGTGGCGAAGATCCACAAGCTCTCTTCGAACGAGACGCCTTTGGGCCCGAGCCCGCACGCGATCGAGGCTTTGCGGGCCGAGGCCGCGACGCTGGCCCTCTATCCCGACGGCAGCGCGACCCGCCTGCGCACGGCGATCGGCGCGCGCTACGGCATCGATCCCGCCCGCATCGTCTGCGGTGCCGGCTCGGACGAATTGCTGACGCTGCTGGCGATGGCCTTTGTCGGGCCGGGCGACGAGGGCATCTTCTGCGAGCACGGCTTCCTCGTGTACCGGATCGCGATCCTGACGGCGGGCGGCACGCCGGTGGTGGCGCCGGAAACGAACCTGACGGCGGATGTCGATGCCATCCTCGCCGCGGTCACGCCCCGCACCCGGATCGTCTACCTCGCCAACCCCAACAACCCGACCGGCACCTACCTGCCATTCGAGGAGGTGCGCCGCCTGCATGCCGGCCTGCCCGGCAACGTGCTCCTCGTGCTCGACGGGGCCTATGCCGAGTACGTGCGCGCCAACGACTACACCGCCGGCCTCGAAATGGCGCTCGATGCCGCCAACGTCGTGATGACGCGCACCTTCTCGAAGATCCACGGGCTCGCGGCGCAGCGCATCGGCTGGATGGTCGGCTCCGAAACCGTGGTCGATGCGATCAACCGCATCCGCGGACCGTTCAATCTCTCGGCGGGCGGCATCGCCGCCGGGGCGGCGGCGATCGCCGACGAGGCCCACGTTGCCGCGGCGGTGGCCCACAACGACGAATGGCTCGCCTGGCTCACCCGCGAGGTCGAGGCGCTGGGCCTCACCGTGACGCCGAGCGTCGGCAACTTCCTGCTCGTCCACTTTTCGGACACGCCCGACCGCACGGCGGCGGAAGCGGATGCGCATCTGACACGCGCGGGCGTGATCGTGCGGCGCGTCTCCTCCTATGGCTTGCCCAACGCCCTGCGGGTGACCGTCGGCGGCGAGGAGGCCAATCGCGCCTTCGTGGATGCGCTGGCCGCCTTCCTGGGAGCCCAGCGTTCGTGA
- a CDS encoding putative cyclohexadienyl dehydrogenase (tyrC-like) (Evidence 3 : Putative function from multiple computational evidences; PubMedId : 7916685; Product type e : enzyme): MTEGVERLAIVGLGLIGSSIARGARTYGLAREIVAVDRDAGVIERVKALNLADEASTEASAVARADLVILCVPVGAIGAVAAEIAPHLKRGAVVSDVGSVKAAVVAAVAPHLSPANPFVPAHPVAGTEYSGPDSGFATLFSNRWCILTPPEGTDPAAVERVQGLWQGLGAIVETMTPEHHDLVLAITSHVPHLIAYNIVGTAADLEEVTQSEVIKFSAGGFRDFTRIAASDPTMWRDIFLTNRDAVLEMLGRFNEDLSALSRAIRWGDGEALHELFTRTRTIRRGIVAMGQETAEPDFGRARNAAAPAAKQS, from the coding sequence GTGACCGAGGGGGTGGAGCGCCTCGCCATCGTCGGGCTCGGCCTGATCGGTTCCTCGATCGCCCGCGGCGCCCGGACCTATGGGCTGGCGCGGGAGATCGTGGCGGTCGACCGCGACGCGGGCGTGATCGAGCGCGTCAAAGCCCTGAATCTGGCGGACGAGGCGAGCACCGAAGCCTCGGCGGTGGCTAGGGCCGATCTCGTCATCCTCTGCGTGCCGGTGGGCGCCATCGGCGCGGTGGCGGCCGAGATCGCGCCGCATCTGAAGCGGGGCGCGGTGGTCTCCGATGTCGGGTCGGTCAAGGCCGCGGTGGTGGCCGCCGTCGCGCCGCATCTCTCCCCCGCTAATCCGTTCGTTCCGGCGCATCCGGTGGCGGGCACCGAGTATTCCGGGCCGGACTCGGGCTTCGCCACCCTGTTCTCGAACCGCTGGTGCATCCTCACGCCGCCGGAGGGGACGGATCCGGCGGCGGTCGAGCGGGTGCAGGGCCTGTGGCAGGGCTTGGGCGCCATCGTCGAGACCATGACGCCCGAGCACCACGACCTCGTGCTCGCCATCACCAGCCATGTGCCGCACCTGATCGCCTACAACATCGTCGGCACCGCGGCCGACCTCGAAGAGGTCACCCAGTCGGAGGTGATCAAGTTCTCCGCCGGCGGCTTTCGCGATTTCACCCGCATCGCCGCCTCCGACCCGACCATGTGGCGCGACATCTTCCTGACCAACCGCGACGCGGTGCTGGAAATGCTCGGGCGCTTCAACGAGGATCTATCCGCCCTGTCGCGGGCGATCCGCTGGGGTGACGGCGAGGCGCTGCACGAGCTGTTCACCCGCACCCGCACCATCCGCCGCGGCATCGTCGCCATGGGCCAGGAAACGGCCGAGCCGGATTTCGGCCGCGCCCGCAACGCGGCGGCGCCCGCGGCGAAGCAGAGCTGA